The genomic stretch TCATCATCGTCGGCAACGGCGCTGCCACGCGCGAAAAAATGAACTGCCTTCTGCCATTCAAGGAAATGCCCGACGACTATACCGCAGGACACGATCTGCAACTTGTGGAAGTCATCCTCGAAGACGGCGAGGAATTGATCGGCTCTCTCTATGAGAGCCTTTGGTCTGATGGAGGCGGTGATGCCTGAACTGGACCAGGATCGGCTGGAAATCGCTGAACAGCTTCGACGCGAGGTCGCGCCGGAGGACACGCTAACACCCATTCAGGCGCGATCGTTCGTGCGAGGATTGCAGACCGCATGGGAAGTGCCGATCATTCAATGGGGCACTGCGGAATCCCGAAGTCAACTCTATGATGCGCGGCGCCTGCTCGATGCCGCCGCCATCTTCCGCAAGGTCGAAGGCGAAGCTTCCGCGAATGCAATCCTGTGTTATCGCCGCGCTGGCGAGCTATTGGAATGGCTCACACGCGCCAACGACGATCTGGAAACATTTGTGCCGCTGGAATTGTTGGCGGCAGCATCATACCAACTTGGCGGCTTGCCGGCGATGTCGGCTGCGCTGCTTGGGCAGGTGCGCCTCGACAGCGCCGGAAGGCGACTCTATGCACGGTTCCTGCGCGCCGACTTTGATGGCGTAATCCGCACCGTTACCGCGTTCTGGCGTGATCATCTGGACATCACCGACCGGGAGGCCCCCGGACGCCTGCTCGGTGATGACGGTGAGGACAAGGTTAGCTGGTATTTCACGGTCGAACTGATCCGTGCGCTCGGCGCCATTGCTGACGCCTTGCGCCGCGGTGATGATCAGCGCCTTGACCGCGCGCTCGCCAAGCTATCCGCACTCGACAAGATGGCCGTGCGCACCCTGGGTGACGATGCGTCTGCCCTTGTGGCGCTCTTGTATCAGGTTGCGATTACATATCGGGACGCAAGCATCTATACGCCGGTTCGCGCACTTGGCGCTCTTAATCCTGAACGTGCGTCACGCCTTGAGGCCTTTGCCCGAACCCAGTTCAGCCGCAAGCGCGGCATTCTCTGGACCTCGCAGCGGCACGGCATAGCGCGGCTTCTCGAAGAATCATCATTTGCCTTATGCACGCCCACCGGCTCCGGGAAGACGCTGGTTGCCAATCTCGCGCTCGTCAAGGAGCTGCTTCTGCGGGAAGAGCAAGATCCCGCGCCGCTCGCCTTGTATCTGGTTCCCTCAAGAGCGCTGGCAGGCGAAGTGGAGGCAAAGCTGACGGGGGAACTTGGCCGCGACCTCATCGTGACAGGCCTCTATGGCGGTTCGGATTGGGGGGTGACCGACTATTGGCTTGATGCAGACAGGCCAACTGTCCTCATAGCGACGGTCGAGAAGGCCGATGCCCTAATGCGCTATCTCGGCCCGCTATTGTTGCGCCGCCTGCGGCTCTTAATCGTCGATGAAGCCCATCAGGTCGTTCCCGAGGATAATGAACGGACGCAAGCGGATTTCGCAGAACATTCCAACCGCTCAATTCGGCTTGAAGGATTTGTGTCACGCCTGCTGGCTCAATCTCCGGATATAGTCAGGATTGCGCTGACAGCCGTGGCTGGCGGAGCCGCGTCTCCGGTTGCACGCTGGATCGAGGGTCGTGAGGATGCGCAGGCAGTCGGAACGCGCTACCGGAGCACAAGGCAGATTGTCGGCGTTTTCGAGACGGCATATGGCAGTTCCGGCCGGATGCTGCTTGAACTAATGAACGGGCGGCCGTTGTTTGTGCGTGGACGCGACGAACCCGTTTATCTGCGCCTCGGCACGCCGCCGATGCCTGACCTATCGGCGGCGATGCGCCACAGCATTTATCGATTCAATGAACTGGACGTTCTGTGGACTGCGCTGCATCTCATCGACGATGACCGTCGCATCCTCATTTCGGTTGCCCAGCAGCCAGAAAAGACCATGGGGTGGTACAAGGATGCTTTGGAACTCGAAAGCTGGCAGGACGCGCTGACCTTTGAACCTCCCGAGGACGACGAGGGACGCGCCCGTTTTGATGAGACAAGAGCGGCCTGCATAGACTATTGCGGTGAGGATTCCTACGAGCTCGCACTGCTCGACCAGGGCATTGCTACTAACCACGGGCAGATGCCACAGCGCCTCAGAAGGCTTATGACCGACCTCATCGACCGGGGAATTTGCCCGATCACGGTGGCCACCGCAACTTTGACAGAAGGCGTCAATCTTCCATTCGACATCATCTTTCTCACGGCGTTGAAACGCCGGACATACGATCCGGTGAACAACACCCCCGTTGAAACGCCGATGTCCGCGGCTGAATTCCGCAATCTGTCGGGCAGGGCCGGACGGCCGGGCGCGAGCAATGGTATGGAAGGCATCACACTGGTTGCCATACCCAGGCGGCCTGCATCGACTGCGCCTAAACAGATTCCCTTGCAGCGCCGCCAGATTCGCGCCCTTCGCGATGATTACGACGCGCTCAGGCGCAGGCTCCTCGCGGAAGAACTTGAGCAGGCCGAAGTCGATAGCCCGCTGGCATTGCTGCTGCAGAGCATTGCAGATCGCGTGCGGGACTTGCTTGGATTGCAGGGCGACGCCTTTCTGGAATGGCTTGAAGCCGCAATCCCTCCGGATATCAGCGATGAGGCGGGCCGTGCCGAAACCTCCGAAGAAAGCCGGCTCGCCGATAGCGTGGATGAACTCGACGGGATACTCCTGAGCGCCATCGAAGAAATCGAGCGCCTGCGGGCAGAAGGGCTGGAAGGAGCGGCAGCCGAAGACGCATTGATGCAGCTTTGGCGCAGGACCTTCTCCGCTTACGCAGCAGCCCAGGAAGAATGGCTGGAGCGTGCATTCGTACGCCGTGGACGCGCCATCATCGACGACATTTATCCCGATGCCGAGGAACGCAGCCGGTTATACCAATATGGTTTCACGCCGTATGTCGGGCGGCGGTTTGAAGCAATCGCACCGGATATGAGGGCCGTGATCGAGGCGGCGCAGGACTATGGCAGCGCAACCGCTGAAGACCGTCTTGCCGTCTTCGTCGCGCTTGGCGAACTCATTGCCGCCGATCGTGGGTACGGCTTTCGTGTTCGAGCCACCGAAACCGATCGGACGCTCCTCGAAAACTGGCAAGGCGTGCTGGGATGGTGGGTTCTGGCACCGGAGGCAGCCAGTCCCGATCCGAGCCGACTGCGTGCATGGCAGCGCTTTGTCGCTGATAACATTGAATTTCGGTTAGGCGTAGCAGTAGGCGCCGTAGTGGCACGGGCTTGGTCGGACGGTGCCGGTGATCCGCTGACTGTACCCTCTCTGGATGCTTGGCGTGAAACGACAGGACTGCCGTGGTTTGGCTTTTGGGCGCGGGAATTGCTGCGGTGGGGAACACTCGACCCGTTCGTCGCCTTCGCTCTCTCGCAAGGCTTGGCGCAGACCAGGGAAGCGGCTACCGCTCGGCGGGAGGAATATGAAACCTGGCTGGATG from Rhodopseudomonas sp. BAL398 encodes the following:
- a CDS encoding DEAD/DEAH box helicase, encoding MPELDQDRLEIAEQLRREVAPEDTLTPIQARSFVRGLQTAWEVPIIQWGTAESRSQLYDARRLLDAAAIFRKVEGEASANAILCYRRAGELLEWLTRANDDLETFVPLELLAAASYQLGGLPAMSAALLGQVRLDSAGRRLYARFLRADFDGVIRTVTAFWRDHLDITDREAPGRLLGDDGEDKVSWYFTVELIRALGAIADALRRGDDQRLDRALAKLSALDKMAVRTLGDDASALVALLYQVAITYRDASIYTPVRALGALNPERASRLEAFARTQFSRKRGILWTSQRHGIARLLEESSFALCTPTGSGKTLVANLALVKELLLREEQDPAPLALYLVPSRALAGEVEAKLTGELGRDLIVTGLYGGSDWGVTDYWLDADRPTVLIATVEKADALMRYLGPLLLRRLRLLIVDEAHQVVPEDNERTQADFAEHSNRSIRLEGFVSRLLAQSPDIVRIALTAVAGGAASPVARWIEGREDAQAVGTRYRSTRQIVGVFETAYGSSGRMLLELMNGRPLFVRGRDEPVYLRLGTPPMPDLSAAMRHSIYRFNELDVLWTALHLIDDDRRILISVAQQPEKTMGWYKDALELESWQDALTFEPPEDDEGRARFDETRAACIDYCGEDSYELALLDQGIATNHGQMPQRLRRLMTDLIDRGICPITVATATLTEGVNLPFDIIFLTALKRRTYDPVNNTPVETPMSAAEFRNLSGRAGRPGASNGMEGITLVAIPRRPASTAPKQIPLQRRQIRALRDDYDALRRRLLAEELEQAEVDSPLALLLQSIADRVRDLLGLQGDAFLEWLEAAIPPDISDEAGRAETSEESRLADSVDELDGILLSAIEEIERLRAEGLEGAAAEDALMQLWRRTFSAYAAAQEEWLERAFVRRGRAIIDDIYPDAEERSRLYQYGFTPYVGRRFEAIAPDMRAVIEAAQDYGSATAEDRLAVFVALGELIAADRGYGFRVRATETDRTLLENWQGVLGWWVLAPEAASPDPSRLRAWQRFVADNIEFRLGVAVGAVVARAWSDGAGDPLTVPSLDAWRETTGLPWFGFWARELLRWGTLDPFVAFALSQGLAQTREAATARREEYETWLDAEYDDLDGEDFIDPQLFLAWERSLPQPERAAGRGNRVPAELTGTTGERGRYRVVPILRDERICWIDAAGYVLAESNREESPFRGRLHRQDFELRTNGEAPFVERSFGG